The following are encoded in a window of Magnetococcales bacterium genomic DNA:
- a CDS encoding type II toxin-antitoxin system RelE/ParE family toxin — MPQVKYAPGAIRDLQRLREFLQLKNPIAAMRSGKTIMKAIEVLGHQPQIGRPVDDMPVDYREWLIDFGDNGYVARYRFDGDAVIILAVRHQKEVGY; from the coding sequence ATGCCACAAGTAAAATATGCTCCCGGCGCAATCCGTGACCTTCAACGGCTGAGAGAGTTTTTGCAACTGAAAAATCCAATTGCAGCCATGCGATCAGGAAAAACCATTATGAAGGCCATTGAGGTGCTTGGCCATCAGCCACAAATTGGCCGTCCCGTAGATGATATGCCGGTCGATTATCGGGAATGGCTCATTGATTTTGGCGACAATGGTTACGTGGCAAGATATCGTTTTGATGGTGATGCCGTGATCATTCTGGCTGTGCGCCACCAAAAAGAGGTTGGCTATTGA
- a CDS encoding CopG family ribbon-helix-helix protein → MTASVAKPMSVKLDPDTRSRVERLAKVRHRTAHWIMREAINQYVEREEKREAFRQDTLNAWDEYQETGLHATAEEVDAWLASWGTDKERPVPTCHK, encoded by the coding sequence ATGACTGCCTCTGTTGCAAAACCCATGTCCGTCAAACTCGATCCGGATACTCGTTCGCGTGTTGAACGCCTTGCGAAAGTTCGACATCGCACCGCGCACTGGATCATGCGCGAAGCCATAAACCAATATGTTGAACGAGAGGAAAAACGCGAAGCCTTCCGGCAAGACACTCTCAATGCATGGGATGAATATCAAGAAACAGGCTTGCACGCAACCGCTGAAGAAGTGGATGCATGGCTTGCAAGTTGGGGTACAGACAAAGAACGACCAGTTCCAACATGCCACAAGTAA
- a CDS encoding PIN domain-containing protein — translation MPDKLFLDSNVAIYGVSDNEAKRQKAIDLFLKEPVISTQVLSETISVLHRKWKLSYPVIADILEKSFPYATVIPVLPETIRIALMLGEKYGFSYYDCQIIASALEANCTTLCTEDMQHGQVIEDFLTIVNPFEVT, via the coding sequence ATGCCAGATAAATTATTCCTTGACAGCAACGTTGCCATTTATGGAGTTTCTGACAATGAGGCCAAACGTCAAAAGGCTATCGACCTTTTTCTGAAGGAGCCAGTGATTTCCACCCAGGTATTGAGTGAAACCATATCTGTCTTGCACCGCAAATGGAAGCTGAGTTATCCGGTAATTGCAGATATCTTGGAAAAATCTTTCCCTTATGCGACCGTCATTCCGGTTTTGCCGGAAACGATTCGAATCGCGCTGATGCTAGGAGAAAAATATGGATTCTCTTATTATGATTGCCAGATCATTGCCTCAGCCCTGGAAGCCAATTGTACCACCCTTTGCACGGAGGACATGCAGCATGGGCAGGTGATCGAGGATTTTTTGACCATCGTCAATCCATTTGAAGTCACTTGA
- a CDS encoding bacteriohemerythrin, which translates to MATRPHQQRSNTPDRLLQAIPAYLKRIDLSRLTIRQRLMLIVVLGLVCSLTLGGLGLMTHKSQMLDDRQVKVRQLVETAYGILDFHHAREKSGTVSKSQAQKEAVATIAALRYGNNDYFWINDLHPRMVLHPLKPDMNGQDLSETKDPTGKPVFRTMVETVQKAGSGFVAYHWARSPDSSPEEKISFVKGFTPWGWIIGSGIYLDDVDHAFWVDAQYSLAEILFLTAILAGGILLIAHSILEQMGGDINQMVDTLHRLASGDLTVRFPARNGQTHGMARSINHLADTVARLMRIISLHSGSITACASEVVKIRDQVRDDATNSQSLARDVQEQNTILSQEITNVTRSISQANTNINTISEAADMVASNVNTIAAGTEEASSNINTIASAAEQITANIGGVNRSLEQVDSSVKTVATSVQEMSSAIAEIRERCLAASRESEQANSHATESQSVMKELASAAREIGHVVEVINNIAEQTNMLSLNAAIEAAGAGDAGKGFAVVANEVKELARQTAEATRMIYEKAEDIRDKTEEVTRASAEITESIQRINQSNTEITSSVDTQTRTIDGIVQSMTDVAEAAEEVTRNTRELNMAAQDVARAAAEAATGTGEVARSAAEVATAAGFVAQESREAKEFAASILESANHTMAISANVAEKMDQSARTSTMMLGSATHFQRMGEVLQNMSGALYATQAALTMTQPPFDIRRVKGFFLNLQSRMEMASTGRLTLTPDDIPGPDQSELGTWIHQAGQSRFGQNPSFQKLVAGNRAVHDLARSMVTLLAKKEGHDPAAVHAKMAEYLKSCQNLFALIDVFYRDETDQNADRGLFFPWSKKLETGITVVDTDHHKLLDLLNDIHKAMEQGRGAEAVGTILNELAQYTVSHFEHEAEYFRKYNYPETRQHLEIHDKLVHDVTQLIQRFHAGEFTVVMDALDFAKAWLLEHIMDADMKFAPFLKSKGVS; encoded by the coding sequence TCCCAGATGCTGGATGATCGCCAGGTCAAGGTCCGGCAACTCGTGGAAACGGCTTATGGCATCCTTGATTTTCATCACGCCCGGGAAAAATCAGGTACCGTCTCCAAAAGCCAGGCACAAAAAGAGGCTGTCGCCACCATTGCCGCCCTGCGTTATGGCAATAATGATTATTTTTGGATCAACGATCTGCATCCCCGCATGGTCCTGCATCCCCTGAAGCCGGACATGAACGGTCAAGACCTGTCGGAAACGAAAGATCCCACAGGCAAACCCGTGTTTCGCACCATGGTCGAAACCGTTCAAAAAGCAGGTTCAGGGTTTGTTGCCTACCACTGGGCACGTTCCCCTGATTCCAGCCCTGAAGAAAAGATCTCCTTCGTCAAGGGATTTACACCATGGGGATGGATCATCGGCTCGGGCATTTATCTGGACGATGTGGATCATGCCTTCTGGGTCGATGCCCAATATTCCCTGGCAGAAATTCTCTTCCTGACCGCCATCCTGGCTGGAGGCATTCTGCTGATCGCACACAGCATTCTGGAACAGATGGGCGGCGACATCAACCAGATGGTCGATACCCTGCATCGGTTGGCTTCCGGGGATTTGACAGTCCGTTTTCCGGCCCGCAATGGCCAAACGCACGGCATGGCCAGATCGATCAATCACCTGGCCGACACCGTTGCCAGATTGATGCGGATCATCTCCCTGCACTCCGGCAGCATCACCGCCTGTGCCTCCGAGGTGGTCAAGATTCGCGACCAGGTACGCGATGACGCCACCAACAGCCAGTCCCTGGCCAGGGATGTCCAGGAACAAAACACCATTCTGAGCCAGGAAATCACCAACGTAACCAGGTCCATCAGTCAGGCCAATACCAACATCAACACCATCTCGGAAGCGGCGGACATGGTGGCCAGCAATGTCAACACCATTGCGGCGGGTACGGAAGAGGCCAGCTCCAATATCAACACCATCGCCTCGGCAGCGGAACAAATCACCGCCAACATCGGCGGTGTCAATCGCAGCCTGGAACAGGTGGACAGCTCGGTCAAAACCGTGGCCACTTCGGTCCAGGAGATGAGTTCCGCCATTGCCGAAATCCGCGAGCGGTGTCTGGCCGCCAGCCGGGAATCGGAACAGGCCAACAGCCATGCCACCGAAAGCCAGTCGGTCATGAAAGAACTGGCCAGTGCCGCCCGCGAGATCGGTCATGTGGTGGAAGTGATCAACAATATTGCCGAACAAACCAACATGCTCTCGCTCAATGCCGCCATCGAGGCCGCCGGGGCCGGTGATGCCGGCAAAGGGTTTGCCGTGGTGGCCAACGAGGTCAAAGAACTCGCCCGGCAAACCGCTGAAGCCACGCGGATGATCTATGAAAAAGCCGAGGATATCCGGGACAAAACCGAGGAAGTCACCCGGGCCAGCGCCGAAATCACCGAAAGCATTCAACGCATCAACCAATCCAATACCGAAATCACGAGTTCGGTGGATACGCAGACCAGAACCATCGATGGTATCGTGCAATCCATGACCGATGTGGCCGAGGCCGCCGAAGAGGTCACCCGCAACACCCGCGAACTGAACATGGCAGCCCAGGATGTGGCCCGGGCCGCCGCCGAAGCAGCCACCGGCACCGGCGAGGTTGCCCGTTCGGCAGCCGAAGTGGCCACGGCTGCCGGTTTTGTGGCCCAGGAAAGCCGGGAAGCCAAAGAGTTTGCCGCATCCATCCTGGAGTCGGCCAACCATACCATGGCCATCTCCGCCAACGTTGCGGAAAAAATGGATCAATCCGCCCGCACATCCACCATGATGCTCGGCTCGGCAACCCACTTTCAGCGCATGGGCGAGGTGTTGCAAAACATGAGCGGTGCCCTCTACGCCACCCAGGCCGCGCTCACCATGACCCAACCTCCATTTGATATTCGTCGCGTCAAAGGTTTTTTCCTGAATTTACAGAGTCGCATGGAAATGGCCAGCACCGGTCGCCTGACACTCACCCCCGACGATATCCCCGGTCCGGATCAATCCGAACTCGGTACCTGGATTCATCAGGCAGGTCAATCCCGTTTTGGCCAGAACCCCTCTTTCCAAAAACTGGTGGCAGGCAATCGTGCCGTCCATGATCTGGCCCGCTCCATGGTGACCTTGCTTGCCAAGAAAGAGGGACACGATCCTGCCGCCGTCCACGCCAAAATGGCTGAATATTTAAAATCCTGTCAAAATCTTTTTGCCCTCATCGATGTATTTTATCGCGATGAAACCGATCAAAACGCAGACCGCGGACTCTTCTTCCCCTGGTCCAAAAAACTGGAAACCGGCATCACGGTCGTGGACACCGATCATCATAAGCTCCTGGATCTCCTCAATGATATCCACAAGGCCATGGAACAGGGACGCGGTGCCGAGGCCGTCGGTACCATACTGAACGAACTGGCCCAATATACCGTCTCGCATTTTGAACATGAGGCTGAATACTTCCGGAAATACAATTATCCGGAAACCCGGCAACATCTCGAAATACACGACAAGCTTGTGCATGATGTCACACAGTTGATCCAGAGATTTCATGCCGGGGAATTTACCGTGGTCATGGATGCCCTGGATTTTGCCAAGGCCTGGTTATTGGAACATATCATGGATGCCGACATGAAATTCGCCCCATTCTTGAAGTCAAAAGGGGTGTCATGA
- a CDS encoding DUF411 domain-containing protein has product MGWFGIQTPVLAADLVVYKSPTCGCCGAWIKHMEQNGFTVEVHEKDAMTEIKRQLGVPASLESCHTGVIGGYLVEGHVPATDVRRLLAEKPSVKGIAAPGMPVGSPGMEVPGQKPEPYQVLSFTGNGEAKLFANH; this is encoded by the coding sequence ATGGGGTGGTTTGGGATCCAGACACCGGTCCTGGCCGCCGATCTTGTGGTTTACAAATCACCCACCTGCGGGTGTTGCGGTGCCTGGATCAAGCACATGGAACAAAACGGTTTTACAGTGGAAGTGCATGAAAAAGATGCCATGACGGAGATCAAGCGGCAGTTGGGAGTTCCAGCCTCGCTCGAATCCTGCCACACCGGGGTGATCGGGGGCTATCTGGTGGAAGGTCATGTCCCGGCGACAGATGTACGGCGTTTGCTGGCGGAAAAACCGTCCGTGAAAGGAATCGCTGCACCCGGCATGCCGGTGGGATCCCCGGGCATGGAAGTGCCCGGCCAAAAACCGGAACCCTATCAGGTACTTTCCTTTACCGGGAATGGTGAAGCAAAACTGTTCGCCAATCATTGA